A single Candidatus Dadabacteria bacterium DNA region contains:
- a CDS encoding S8 family serine peptidase, with product MRKLALFMIGLLGLAGCGSSNDSSQPPPDPSRQASVALALSGSSGVEESDNPKVRLTLVLDAPATGPVSVALNLGGSATRDRDYAISDDKIQFPAGATSASAEIDVYRDFDEEGDETIEVDLGAITGNARAGDQSSITLNVIDGPAASVDKSPPDNADSEGESPLVLEPLGFDVEEDAMVALVVAGVPPNTPAAPMVTEWSTDPTFTSGVTAIRECYGPSENPSADRFGPPMNPCEATPDPLDSLFFHNLRLFRLPLDALAPDGHYFLRIRLGTTPTSFEWGREYPNVVTNSFATDSEGAVLVRCRAPERTPAPGGGDPLFEQQWHLENTGQKAFAEQGGTPGADLNMKKAIDAGHKGAGVKLAVVDSGLEICHPDLAANTAEGGSFNFGAGTRPGASSDDPYNFASTGDHGTSVAGVAAAAADNGFGGRGVAPAVTLVGFNPLEAAPDESGDSDMAAEIALLKSLGTSASEPDSASVDVFNMSFGLDEGIANADEEFTRAFRMGVEKLRSGRGAVYVKAAGNAFELCEQRIHPLQKEIGCTGANSDPDQNTPWMVVVGGFNADDEKSTYSSAGANLWIAGPSGQNGITAPAMITTDQAGPFAGYSILPENRLTSDNPLNRDGDYINSFGGTSSAAPAVSGAVAILLGISPELTWRDIKHILASTARKIDPDIAEVRAAFKGTPYILQHAWQTNAAGFDFHNWYGFGAADVDAAVAMAESHTPDSLGTLVESEWFEAGRLSTRIPDADGAGISAAMEVSGLPEDADIEAVVLEIAVEGGDAFDLGITLRSPAGTQSVLNTPLNSLLEGSPGISDWHLLSNAFYGENPNGTWTLHVADIVAADTGTLTDWKLRFYHGKHGAN from the coding sequence ATGCGTAAACTTGCACTTTTTATGATCGGACTGCTGGGTCTTGCAGGCTGCGGCAGCTCAAATGATTCGTCACAACCGCCGCCTGACCCGTCACGGCAGGCGAGCGTCGCCTTGGCGCTTTCAGGCAGCTCCGGCGTTGAGGAGTCTGACAATCCTAAGGTACGGTTGACCCTCGTTCTCGACGCGCCCGCCACCGGTCCCGTCTCGGTGGCCCTGAATCTTGGCGGGTCCGCCACACGGGACCGCGACTACGCTATCAGCGACGACAAGATTCAGTTTCCCGCGGGCGCCACTTCGGCAAGCGCGGAAATCGACGTTTACCGCGACTTCGACGAGGAAGGCGACGAAACGATCGAGGTCGATCTTGGCGCAATCACGGGTAACGCGCGGGCTGGCGACCAGTCCTCGATCACCCTGAACGTGATCGACGGCCCCGCAGCAAGCGTGGACAAGTCCCCGCCCGACAACGCAGACAGCGAGGGGGAATCCCCTCTGGTACTTGAGCCACTGGGCTTTGATGTCGAGGAGGACGCCATGGTCGCCCTTGTGGTCGCGGGAGTTCCCCCCAATACCCCTGCCGCGCCCATGGTAACGGAGTGGTCCACGGATCCGACTTTCACCTCGGGAGTAACCGCCATCCGCGAGTGCTACGGCCCTTCGGAGAATCCTTCGGCCGACAGGTTCGGACCACCCATGAACCCCTGCGAAGCCACCCCCGACCCACTGGACTCTTTGTTTTTCCATAACCTGCGCCTGTTCAGACTGCCGTTAGATGCACTGGCGCCCGACGGCCACTACTTTCTGCGCATACGGCTGGGCACGACGCCGACATCGTTTGAGTGGGGCAGGGAATACCCGAACGTGGTTACAAACAGTTTCGCCACCGATTCGGAAGGCGCGGTACTCGTGCGATGCAGGGCGCCGGAACGAACGCCCGCGCCTGGAGGCGGAGACCCGCTGTTTGAGCAGCAGTGGCACCTTGAAAACACAGGTCAGAAAGCTTTTGCGGAGCAGGGAGGAACTCCCGGCGCCGACCTGAATATGAAAAAAGCGATCGACGCGGGCCACAAAGGCGCCGGAGTGAAGCTCGCGGTGGTGGATTCCGGGCTTGAGATATGTCATCCGGACCTGGCGGCCAACACGGCTGAGGGCGGGTCGTTTAACTTCGGCGCAGGCACCCGGCCCGGCGCATCTTCTGACGACCCATACAACTTTGCCTCAACCGGGGATCACGGCACCAGCGTGGCCGGGGTTGCCGCAGCGGCGGCCGACAACGGTTTCGGCGGGCGGGGAGTGGCGCCTGCGGTTACCCTTGTCGGGTTCAACCCGCTTGAAGCTGCGCCCGACGAGTCCGGCGATTCCGACATGGCCGCGGAAATCGCGCTCCTTAAAAGCCTTGGCACAAGCGCAAGCGAACCTGACTCGGCAAGCGTGGATGTCTTCAACATGAGTTTCGGTCTGGATGAGGGCATCGCGAACGCGGACGAAGAATTTACACGCGCGTTCAGGATGGGGGTTGAGAAGCTTCGTTCGGGCCGCGGCGCGGTGTACGTCAAGGCGGCCGGCAACGCGTTTGAGCTTTGCGAGCAGCGGATTCATCCGCTCCAGAAAGAGATAGGCTGTACGGGCGCCAACAGCGACCCCGACCAGAATACGCCGTGGATGGTCGTCGTGGGAGGATTCAACGCCGACGATGAGAAGTCAACCTATTCCAGCGCCGGCGCCAACCTCTGGATAGCAGGTCCTTCAGGCCAGAACGGCATCACGGCCCCGGCAATGATCACCACGGACCAGGCAGGTCCGTTCGCGGGCTACAGCATCCTGCCTGAAAATCGCCTGACCAGCGACAACCCGTTGAATCGCGACGGCGACTACATCAACTCCTTCGGCGGTACATCTTCAGCGGCTCCCGCGGTCTCAGGCGCCGTAGCCATCCTCCTCGGAATCAGTCCGGAATTGACCTGGCGGGACATAAAGCACATACTGGCAAGCACGGCGCGCAAAATCGACCCGGATATCGCCGAAGTCCGGGCCGCGTTCAAAGGCACTCCCTACATCCTCCAGCACGCCTGGCAGACAAATGCCGCCGGGTTTGACTTCCACAACTGGTACGGTTTCGGCGCGGCCGACGTCGACGCCGCGGTCGCGATGGCGGAAAGCCACACTCCCGACAGCCTCGGCACTCTGGTTGAATCGGAATGGTTTGAGGCGGGGAGGCTTTCGACGCGTATCCCCGATGCGGACGGGGCCGGGATCAGCGCCGCTATGGAAGTCTCAGGCCTTCCCGAAGACGCGGATATTGAGGCTGTGGTGCTCGAGATCGCCGTCGAAGGCGGCGACGCTTTCGATCTCGGCATCACCCTGAGATCGCCTGCGGGCACGCAAAGCGTACTCAATACACCCTTAAACAGCCTGCTCGAGGGATCTCCCGGAATCTCCGACTGGCACCTGCTCAGCAACGCCTTCTACGGCGAGAATCCAAACGGCACATGGACGCTGCACGTGGCGGACATCGTTGCTGCCGACACGGGCACGCTGACCGACTGGAAGCTCCGGTTCTACCACGGCAAGCACGGCGCGAACTGA
- the aspS gene encoding aspartate--tRNA ligase — protein MLELMGEWKRSNFCGELGKKHVDRSVTLMGWVQSRRDHGGVIFVDLRDKEGLCQIVFNPQHDPKIHKTAEQLRDEWVIAVKGTVTPRTEETVNPSLKTGEIEVVAEQVRILNTSKVIPFLIENEVNADELLRLKYRYLDLRRPPMRDNIIFRHKVAAAVRSYLNENGFLEIETPYFTKSTPEGARDFLVPSRLNEGQFYALPQSPQTLKQTLMISGFDRYYQIVKCFRDEDLRADRQPEFTQIDMEMSFVSEDDVISIVESMIKTVLRETKGIDVSIPFSRMPYEEAMERYGTDCPDTRFGLELKDISSIFRDSQFKVFRRALEKGGAIKALNLKEGAEKLTRKEIDDLTEYAVSLGAKGLAWIRVGEDGWSSPIVKFLSEGERELLAKTLSMETGDIVFFGADSVDMANQVMSNVRLSLGETLSLADQEKLEFLWVIDFPLLKYSPKDKRYVAVHHPFTAPKDEGVEKIESSPGEVASKSYDIVLNGVEIGGGSVRIHRKDIQQRVFDAIGIGEEEAREKFGFLLEALEFGTPPHGGIALGLDRFLMLLSGGESIRDVIAFPKTQKGSCPLTEAPSDVSPQQLLEVGISAIAKKPED, from the coding sequence ATGCTTGAACTTATGGGAGAGTGGAAAAGATCGAATTTCTGCGGAGAGCTTGGGAAAAAACACGTTGACCGCTCCGTTACTCTCATGGGCTGGGTACAGTCACGAAGAGACCATGGCGGGGTAATTTTTGTTGATCTGCGCGACAAGGAAGGGCTTTGCCAGATTGTTTTTAACCCGCAGCACGACCCGAAGATCCATAAGACCGCTGAACAGCTGCGGGATGAATGGGTAATCGCAGTAAAAGGAACTGTAACCCCCCGGACCGAGGAAACTGTGAACCCGAGCCTCAAAACCGGCGAGATCGAGGTGGTAGCCGAGCAGGTAAGAATTCTTAACACGTCAAAGGTAATACCGTTTCTCATAGAAAACGAAGTGAACGCCGATGAGCTTCTCAGGCTTAAGTACCGCTACCTGGACCTCAGAAGACCCCCAATGCGGGACAACATAATCTTTCGCCACAAAGTCGCCGCCGCGGTGCGAAGTTACCTCAACGAAAACGGGTTTCTCGAGATCGAAACCCCCTATTTCACGAAATCGACGCCTGAAGGGGCAAGAGACTTTCTCGTTCCGAGCCGGCTTAACGAAGGTCAGTTCTACGCGCTTCCTCAGTCGCCCCAGACATTGAAACAGACCCTTATGATCTCGGGTTTTGACAGATACTACCAGATAGTTAAATGCTTCAGGGATGAGGACTTAAGAGCGGACCGCCAGCCCGAATTCACCCAGATAGACATGGAGATGTCGTTTGTCTCAGAAGACGACGTGATCTCAATCGTCGAAAGCATGATAAAAACAGTTCTTCGGGAAACAAAAGGAATTGACGTAAGCATTCCTTTTTCTAGAATGCCTTACGAAGAAGCCATGGAGAGGTACGGGACCGACTGCCCCGATACGAGGTTCGGCCTTGAATTAAAAGACATTTCATCCATATTCCGTGACTCGCAGTTCAAAGTTTTTCGCAGAGCTCTTGAGAAAGGCGGAGCGATAAAGGCACTTAACCTCAAGGAAGGAGCCGAAAAACTTACAAGAAAGGAAATAGACGATCTTACGGAATACGCGGTCTCACTCGGAGCGAAGGGGCTTGCGTGGATAAGGGTCGGCGAGGACGGGTGGAGCTCTCCCATAGTCAAGTTTCTAAGCGAAGGGGAACGCGAGCTTCTGGCCAAGACCCTTTCAATGGAAACAGGAGACATAGTGTTTTTCGGCGCTGACTCGGTCGATATGGCAAACCAGGTAATGTCAAACGTAAGACTGAGCCTGGGCGAAACCCTTTCCCTCGCTGACCAAGAAAAACTTGAGTTTCTCTGGGTAATTGATTTTCCGCTTCTTAAGTACAGCCCCAAGGATAAAAGATACGTCGCCGTCCACCATCCTTTTACCGCTCCAAAGGATGAGGGTGTGGAGAAAATTGAGAGTTCCCCGGGCGAAGTGGCTTCAAAGTCTTACGACATAGTCTTAAACGGAGTCGAGATAGGCGGGGGAAGCGTAAGGATTCACAGAAAGGACATACAGCAAAGAGTGTTTGACGCAATAGGGATCGGAGAGGAGGAGGCAAGGGAAAAATTCGGTTTTCTCCTCGAGGCCCTTGAATTCGGAACCCCTCCGCACGGAGGGATAGCTCTCGGCCTTGACAGGTTTCTGATGCTCCTCTCCGGCGGAGAGTCTATAAGAGACGTAATAGCTTTTCCAAAAACGCAGAAGGGGTCCTGCCCCCTGACCGAAGCCCCTTCGGATGTCTCCCCGCAGCAGCTCCTTGAAGTCGGAATAAGCGCGATTGCGAAAAAACCGGAAGACTGA
- a CDS encoding conjugal transfer protein TraT, translated as MRKGLVCKGNLFFAMAVCLLFIVNGCAATRTLIEKRELRVETKMSETIFLEPVSPKERVVYVDIKNTTDKELSGIEYGIKGRIASNGYRITEDPAEATFILQANILKVGRSDLEETNAMFGEGYQGVVEGAVIGGVIGGAIGGDIDEINKGTVAGAIAGGVAGFLFDALVTDDLFTMVTDIQISGRVQKGELVYRTEDTDASQGTATRTKQASHVDDLKWKIYRTRIVSVANKANLDFEEAKPHLQAGLERSIGGIF; from the coding sequence ATGAGGAAAGGTCTTGTCTGTAAAGGGAATCTGTTTTTTGCTATGGCTGTCTGTCTTCTTTTTATTGTAAACGGTTGCGCTGCGACCAGGACCCTTATCGAGAAAAGAGAGCTCAGGGTTGAGACCAAGATGTCGGAGACGATTTTTCTTGAGCCGGTGTCGCCCAAGGAGAGGGTTGTTTACGTCGACATAAAGAATACGACCGACAAGGAACTGTCCGGAATTGAATACGGAATCAAGGGCAGGATAGCTTCTAACGGTTACAGGATCACGGAAGATCCGGCCGAGGCGACTTTCATTCTCCAGGCCAATATTCTTAAGGTCGGTAGATCTGATCTTGAAGAGACAAACGCCATGTTCGGAGAAGGTTACCAAGGCGTGGTTGAGGGGGCGGTTATCGGCGGAGTTATAGGAGGTGCCATAGGCGGGGATATTGACGAGATCAACAAGGGCACCGTTGCGGGTGCTATTGCAGGCGGAGTTGCGGGCTTTCTTTTTGACGCTCTCGTAACGGATGATCTCTTCACGATGGTAACAGATATTCAAATAAGCGGGCGTGTTCAGAAGGGAGAACTTGTTTATCGGACTGAAGATACCGATGCGTCACAGGGTACCGCGACGCGGACCAAGCAGGCTTCTCATGTTGACGACTTGAAATGGAAAATCTACAGGACTAGGATTGTGAGCGTCGCCAACAAGGCTAATCTCGACTTCGAAGAAGCGAAACCGCATCTTCAGGCGGGGCTTGAAAGATCCATAGGTGGGATTTTCTGA
- the cas2 gene encoding CRISPR-associated endonuclease Cas2 produces the protein MAKEKLYIVTYDISEPKRWRKVFKLMKGYGHWLQLSVFQCRLTSKRHAQMCARLEELIHSTEDHVLILDLGDADQVNPNVESLGKNYKMPTREAIII, from the coding sequence ATGGCAAAGGAAAAGCTTTACATAGTCACTTACGACATCTCAGAACCTAAGCGCTGGAGAAAAGTGTTCAAGCTGATGAAAGGATACGGCCATTGGTTACAGCTATCTGTATTTCAGTGCAGGCTAACTTCTAAACGCCATGCGCAAATGTGCGCACGCTTGGAAGAATTAATACATTCAACTGAAGACCATGTGCTGATCCTTGATCTAGGTGACGCTGATCAAGTCAATCCTAATGTCGAAAGTTTGGGAAAAAACTATAAAATGCCGACAAGAGAGGCTATAATCATATAG
- the cas1 gene encoding CRISPR-associated endonuclease Cas1, translating to MTSKHQIPLPLPPSPIRDNTPLVPARMVNEWVYCPRLAYLEWVEGEWADSGDTAQGKRAHARVDKSGKQLPSPEDLGDEMLKTRSITLSSERLGVIAKMDVVEISEGTAMPVDFKKGKRPHVASGAYEPERVQVCTQAMILEDNGYEVPQGALWYVGSREKVPVILDDELRAKTISAISALRDAAASGHRPPPLENSPKCPRCSLAGICLPDETNLFSKKYTPRPLNPSDDPALPLYVQTPGARLRKSGERLIVETEEDSMEVPMIDVSQVVLLGPVSVTTPALHELMKSEIPVSWLSTGGWFLGHTTGTGNGNVAVREAQYRCAFDENRCLALSRNLVTAKIQNSRTMLRRNWRTEREDTTSKDQALERLKRIAKQAHNIDNVQQLLGAEGEAAAIYFASFENMLAKHPRSNLPNFSFSTRNRRPPTDPVNAMLSLAYALLTRTFTTITSAVGLDPYMGFYHRPRHGRPALALDLMEPFRPIVADSCVIQAINNGEVKPKDFIFNGPACSLKAGGRKALISAFERRMDQETTHPLFGYQVSMRRLINVQARLMARHLQGEIPVYPNYLPR from the coding sequence ATGACTTCCAAGCACCAAATTCCTCTGCCGTTGCCTCCGTCACCGATCAGGGATAATACACCATTAGTTCCGGCCCGAATGGTTAACGAATGGGTGTATTGCCCTAGACTTGCTTATCTGGAGTGGGTGGAGGGCGAATGGGCCGACAGCGGAGATACAGCCCAAGGAAAACGTGCCCATGCCCGAGTGGACAAAAGTGGGAAACAGTTGCCCTCCCCAGAGGATCTTGGTGATGAAATGCTTAAGACCCGATCCATCACTCTTTCCTCGGAACGTCTGGGCGTTATAGCAAAAATGGACGTTGTGGAAATCAGCGAAGGAACGGCAATGCCCGTGGACTTCAAAAAGGGGAAGCGCCCTCATGTCGCCTCCGGGGCGTACGAACCCGAGCGAGTACAGGTCTGCACGCAGGCAATGATTCTGGAAGATAACGGCTACGAGGTCCCTCAGGGCGCTCTATGGTATGTAGGCTCCCGAGAGAAAGTTCCGGTCATTCTGGATGATGAACTCCGAGCCAAGACCATCAGCGCAATTTCCGCCCTGCGAGACGCAGCCGCCTCCGGTCACAGACCACCACCCCTGGAAAACAGCCCCAAGTGCCCTCGCTGCTCGCTAGCCGGAATATGTCTTCCGGACGAAACCAATCTGTTCTCGAAGAAATACACTCCCCGCCCCCTGAACCCGTCAGACGACCCCGCACTTCCTCTCTATGTGCAGACACCCGGCGCAAGACTGCGGAAAAGCGGCGAGCGACTGATTGTGGAAACCGAGGAAGATTCAATGGAAGTGCCGATGATAGATGTTTCGCAAGTTGTTCTGCTGGGGCCTGTGTCGGTTACAACTCCCGCACTGCACGAACTTATGAAAAGCGAAATCCCCGTGTCCTGGCTTTCCACAGGAGGCTGGTTTCTCGGTCACACAACTGGAACCGGAAACGGAAACGTAGCCGTACGCGAAGCCCAGTATCGTTGCGCTTTTGATGAAAACAGATGTCTGGCTCTTTCACGCAATCTGGTTACGGCAAAGATACAGAACTCTCGTACCATGCTCCGCCGTAACTGGCGCACAGAACGAGAAGACACAACCAGCAAAGACCAAGCTCTGGAAAGGTTGAAACGTATCGCCAAGCAGGCTCATAATATAGATAATGTTCAGCAGTTATTAGGGGCAGAGGGCGAAGCGGCAGCGATATATTTCGCTTCGTTCGAGAACATGCTGGCTAAACATCCAAGAAGTAATTTGCCAAACTTTTCCTTCTCCACACGCAATCGCCGTCCACCAACCGACCCCGTAAACGCCATGTTGTCTTTAGCCTACGCATTGCTTACAAGGACTTTCACTACAATAACTTCAGCAGTCGGATTAGACCCTTATATGGGTTTCTACCACCGTCCCAGACACGGTCGCCCGGCATTAGCTCTTGACTTGATGGAACCGTTTCGCCCCATCGTAGCTGATTCCTGCGTAATACAGGCCATAAACAACGGAGAAGTTAAACCGAAAGATTTCATTTTCAACGGACCGGCCTGCTCGCTGAAAGCTGGCGGACGCAAGGCGCTTATTTCGGCTTTCGAACGTCGTATGGATCAGGAAACCACCCATCCGCTTTTCGGTTATCAGGTTTCCATGCGACGGCTAATAAATGTTCAGGCGCGATTAATGGCTAGGCATTTACAAGGTGAAATTCCCGTTTACCCTAATTACCTACCCCGCTAA
- the cas5u6u gene encoding type I-U CRISPR-associated protein Cas5/Cas6, whose amino-acid sequence MFGLIFEFPANRYHATQWGHHVNEVRVPWPPEPWRILRALIASYKRKGNHALWQESDLNALISALVENLPSYRLPKAVVHTHTRHYMPLQGNKKSLVFDAFLQLPKGEKLVAVWPDLKLNSKLFAFASHLAEGIGYLGRAESWANCTATDKWNPEENDLMCHPAVKTTGEAKGNPIKVIAPLSASDYSAERARLMAEFEKRLLEEAKASEKNPPTARMLEKKRSQEFGPTLPELLVDALALDTANYLKYGWNRPPASREVIYLAPEVSSLPTVARQHYASSRQGVKTHDRCTVARYLLAGRPLPRVEDTVKIGELIRLATLAKFGWETVATGRRKPKAPSVISGRDHKGKPLRNSSHSHAFWLPEDTDGDGWIDHITVYAPEGLSTDVRVKLDRLTRLWINGFEWRLALEGFGNPEDFSDSSKILGTGRVWVSITPFLATGHLKSQGYPSEVKRLLKRREILPEHLVDDVQIEVLPSIRIGGADRRTAYFHRFRSQGQEKQTDSQGALLRLNFPEPINGPLCLGYACHFGLGLFVLQST is encoded by the coding sequence ATGTTCGGATTAATTTTCGAGTTTCCTGCAAACAGATATCATGCGACACAGTGGGGGCATCATGTCAACGAAGTTAGAGTCCCGTGGCCTCCTGAACCATGGCGAATCCTCCGTGCGTTGATCGCCAGCTACAAACGCAAGGGAAACCATGCATTGTGGCAGGAAAGCGACCTCAACGCATTAATCTCTGCCCTTGTGGAGAATCTGCCTTCCTACCGGCTGCCGAAAGCCGTCGTTCATACGCACACCCGCCATTACATGCCTTTGCAGGGAAACAAGAAAAGCCTGGTTTTTGACGCTTTTCTGCAATTACCAAAAGGTGAGAAACTTGTCGCAGTCTGGCCCGACCTGAAACTAAATTCAAAGCTTTTTGCATTCGCCTCGCACCTCGCCGAGGGAATTGGGTATCTGGGCCGCGCCGAGAGCTGGGCCAACTGCACCGCTACGGACAAATGGAATCCAGAAGAAAATGACTTGATGTGTCACCCAGCAGTAAAAACAACAGGAGAAGCTAAAGGAAACCCTATAAAAGTGATTGCTCCCCTCAGTGCGAGTGACTATTCCGCAGAACGCGCACGCTTAATGGCAGAATTCGAAAAACGTTTGCTTGAGGAAGCCAAAGCTTCTGAAAAAAACCCTCCGACAGCCAGAATGCTTGAAAAAAAGCGGTCTCAAGAATTCGGACCTACACTGCCGGAACTTCTTGTTGACGCTCTTGCTCTGGACACGGCCAATTACCTGAAATACGGCTGGAACCGTCCTCCTGCGTCTCGGGAAGTCATATATCTCGCTCCCGAGGTGTCATCGTTGCCAACTGTCGCTCGGCAACATTACGCCAGCAGTCGCCAAGGTGTCAAAACCCATGACAGATGCACGGTTGCGCGTTACCTGTTAGCTGGCAGGCCGCTGCCGCGAGTTGAGGATACGGTTAAAATCGGCGAACTCATCCGCCTTGCGACACTAGCTAAGTTCGGATGGGAAACGGTGGCAACCGGTCGCAGAAAACCGAAGGCACCCTCGGTAATTTCGGGACGCGACCACAAGGGAAAACCCCTGCGCAACTCTTCACACTCGCATGCGTTCTGGCTCCCCGAGGATACGGATGGCGACGGCTGGATTGATCATATCACGGTCTATGCACCAGAAGGACTGAGTACCGACGTCAGGGTTAAGCTTGACCGATTGACGCGTCTTTGGATCAACGGGTTTGAATGGCGCTTAGCTCTCGAGGGATTTGGAAATCCCGAGGACTTCTCCGATTCCTCAAAAATTCTCGGTACGGGAAGGGTTTGGGTAAGCATAACCCCGTTTCTTGCTACGGGACACCTGAAGTCCCAAGGCTATCCAAGTGAAGTAAAAAGGCTATTGAAACGCCGGGAAATCCTTCCTGAGCACCTAGTGGACGATGTTCAAATCGAAGTCCTTCCCAGCATAAGAATCGGCGGCGCTGACCGTCGCACAGCATATTTTCACCGCTTCCGCTCCCAAGGACAAGAAAAACAGACCGATTCCCAAGGAGCATTGTTGCGTTTGAATTTCCCAGAACCGATCAACGGCCCGCTGTGTCTCGGATATGCATGCCATTTTGGTCTTGGACTGTTCGTCCTGCAATCCACCTGA
- the cas7u gene encoding type I-U CRISPR-associated protein Cas7, translated as MSIDISTLSESSRLLIEAVLKPLQGTRFQPTGFPNLGHAVFDEPEGTEQMILVESSQSMANRLESVCWDEVADDWVEPLEGLPLIKVIDENGKPLTNSVLEAHRINSPYILETEDPTFAILKKQFADMEEGRVDIRKLAQMLLKYDTNSLLHGVFFSKLGKGRLRLPRILSSFIEARGARVASSGGVKNDSVNPSGDAKRGFGHVPFARDEWTCSKMVAYFNLDLRQIKSFGLGKNAEALLIAFALFKIRKFLSEGLRLRTACDLDVVEIQVTRPEKFELPSLDTLCKELPKLIKAVEKEQMLNSPPTLTVTYGK; from the coding sequence ATGTCAATTGATATATCCACCCTCTCTGAGTCATCTCGACTGCTAATTGAGGCGGTATTGAAACCTTTGCAGGGGACTCGTTTTCAGCCTACGGGGTTTCCGAACCTAGGGCATGCGGTTTTTGATGAGCCCGAGGGAACCGAACAGATGATTTTAGTCGAAAGTTCTCAAAGTATGGCTAATCGCCTTGAATCCGTATGCTGGGATGAAGTTGCGGATGACTGGGTTGAACCTCTAGAGGGGCTCCCCCTGATCAAGGTTATTGATGAGAACGGAAAACCGCTTACAAACTCGGTCCTGGAGGCCCATCGAATCAACTCGCCTTATATACTTGAGACTGAAGACCCAACTTTTGCCATTCTGAAAAAACAATTTGCCGACATGGAAGAAGGCAGGGTTGATATTCGCAAGCTTGCACAAATGCTTCTTAAATACGATACGAACTCATTGCTTCACGGAGTCTTTTTCTCCAAGCTTGGGAAAGGCAGGCTGCGGTTGCCACGCATTCTATCTTCTTTTATAGAAGCCCGGGGAGCAAGAGTCGCATCCAGTGGAGGAGTAAAAAATGATTCGGTAAATCCAAGCGGAGATGCAAAAAGAGGTTTTGGGCATGTCCCTTTCGCTCGAGACGAATGGACTTGCAGTAAAATGGTCGCCTACTTCAACTTGGATCTAAGGCAAATAAAATCCTTCGGCTTAGGAAAGAACGCCGAAGCGTTGCTCATCGCGTTTGCACTATTTAAGATCAGAAAGTTTCTTAGTGAAGGACTTCGGCTCAGGACGGCCTGCGATCTTGATGTTGTGGAAATACAAGTGACTCGACCGGAAAAATTCGAACTTCCATCGCTGGATACGCTTTGCAAAGAATTACCGAAACTAATTAAAGCAGTAGAAAAAGAGCAAATGCTAAATTCCCCTCCCACACTAACGGTTACCTACGGGAAGTAG